From candidate division TA06 bacterium, the proteins below share one genomic window:
- a CDS encoding VWA domain-containing protein — translation MKWPPLVLCCALLAAAAASNEFPRVTTDKSVWPDQIYLAGTGVPDEAEVTLTVEGIGDTIAPMAIDLIFAIDVSGSMEGAPLETAKVAARCICMGLDPTTEQSGLVAFGTDAVLLSELSHLHWMLFPLIDSLKAGGWTVLGDAINLAQAELTSPRRKESNLPVILLLSDGSSTSGSDPFEAAQNAKASGTLIYALGFGSPASEETLRLIVSEPDSETYWHYPDLSMIPEILKSIRMVPTYLAARHLSVIERLDSRFNYVPGSFSIVPDRVAGRAAEWTVGELGLAEDWSVTFRVTASDTGLLPVEVLPTSRANYMNFAGGWVDEPFPQEYIRVITGVGVAEGPVSLRSEDNILRLGPNPFYESCTISYYADGYTRLRLTIHDVAGRVVRTLVDGVPAVDMHSVVWTGDDRNGQQVPSGVYVCKYESPTTTKSKLLLLVR, via the coding sequence ATGAAGTGGCCTCCACTAGTCTTGTGTTGTGCACTCCTTGCAGCAGCCGCGGCCTCCAATGAGTTCCCACGAGTCACAACTGATAAGTCTGTTTGGCCGGATCAAATCTATCTCGCAGGCACCGGCGTCCCTGATGAGGCCGAGGTTACGCTGACTGTCGAAGGAATAGGCGATACGATAGCTCCGATGGCTATAGACCTCATTTTTGCGATTGACGTCTCGGGCAGTATGGAGGGTGCTCCACTTGAAACTGCAAAAGTTGCCGCCAGATGCATCTGCATGGGTCTTGACCCAACGACCGAGCAGTCAGGACTTGTCGCGTTTGGCACTGATGCGGTACTGTTGAGTGAACTGAGTCACCTCCATTGGATGCTTTTCCCTCTGATCGACAGTCTCAAGGCTGGCGGTTGGACTGTCCTTGGAGATGCCATCAATCTGGCTCAGGCTGAGCTTACCAGCCCACGCCGCAAGGAAAGCAATCTTCCAGTGATACTTTTACTGTCAGACGGCTCTTCCACGAGCGGCTCAGACCCTTTTGAGGCTGCACAGAATGCAAAGGCTTCAGGAACTCTTATCTACGCGCTGGGCTTCGGGAGCCCGGCGAGCGAGGAAACACTCAGACTCATTGTGAGCGAGCCGGACAGTGAAACCTACTGGCACTACCCTGACCTGTCGATGATCCCTGAGATTCTAAAGAGTATACGCATGGTTCCTACGTATCTTGCCGCCCGGCATCTGTCGGTCATTGAGCGTCTCGACTCAAGATTCAACTACGTTCCCGGGTCTTTCTCCATAGTCCCCGATAGAGTCGCGGGAAGAGCGGCAGAATGGACTGTTGGAGAACTGGGCCTTGCAGAAGACTGGAGTGTGACTTTCCGGGTGACCGCATCTGACACGGGCCTCCTACCCGTAGAGGTTCTACCAACCTCAAGGGCGAACTACATGAACTTCGCCGGGGGATGGGTCGACGAACCTTTTCCACAGGAATACATACGGGTCATAACGGGAGTGGGCGTGGCGGAAGGCCCAGTTTCGCTGAGAAGCGAAGACAATATCCTGCGCCTGGGCCCCAATCCTTTCTATGAATCATGCACAATTTCTTATTACGCTGACGGATACACAAGACTGAGACTGACCATTCACGACGTCGCTGGAAGGGTTGTACGGACACTCGTAGATGGTGTCCCCGCTGTCGACATGCACAGCGTGGTCTGGACAGGCGACGACCGCAATGGCCAACAGGTCCCCTCTGGAGTTTATGTCTGCAAGTATGAATCACCCACTACGACTAAATCAAAACTTCTCTTGCTAGTGAGATAG
- the tsaA gene encoding tRNA (N6-threonylcarbamoyladenosine(37)-N6)-methyltransferase TrmO: protein MDKVEYRPIGVIHSPFREPKGVPIQPSGRKGIKGTVELEPQYEVGLKDVEGFSHIILIYHLHLSQGYSLEVLPFVDHVKRGLFATRAPKRPNAIGISVVPLEKIEGTTLYISDLDIVDGTPLLDIKPYIPKFEKTEDIRIGWLKDKVRRTEDAVADDRFTP, encoded by the coding sequence ATGGACAAGGTAGAGTACAGGCCGATAGGAGTGATACACTCGCCTTTTAGAGAACCAAAGGGCGTGCCCATCCAACCGTCAGGGCGCAAGGGGATAAAGGGAACAGTTGAGCTTGAGCCACAATATGAGGTAGGCCTGAAAGACGTGGAAGGGTTTTCCCACATAATTCTCATCTATCATCTACACTTATCGCAGGGGTATTCACTTGAGGTTTTGCCGTTTGTGGATCATGTAAAGAGGGGACTTTTTGCTACCAGGGCACCGAAGCGACCCAATGCAATAGGCATATCCGTTGTCCCTCTGGAAAAGATAGAAGGAACCACGCTCTACATTTCTGACCTGGATATTGTTGATGGAACTCCTTTACTCGACATAAAGCCGTATATCCCCAAGTTTGAAAAAACCGAAGATATACGAATAGGATGGCTGAAAGACAAGGTGCGCCGCACTGAGGACGCAGTCGCCGATGACCGATTCACTCCCTGA
- the nth gene encoding endonuclease III, giving the protein MTGNKKTRVKKPDPKLKNKVTRIIRVLSKEFPDAKTALKHRNPLEMLISTILSAQCTDAKVNEVTAVLFKKYKSPEDYAKANIMQLQKEIRQTGFFRNKTKNIRAASAALIERFDSQVPRTMEELLTLPGVARKTANIVLQNAYGVIEGIAVDTHVRRLSQRLGLTKNKDPNKIEQDLMQITPTKDWARITDLLIWHGRKVCNAQRPKCAECVLAKLCPSAFSF; this is encoded by the coding sequence GTGACAGGTAATAAGAAAACCAGGGTCAAAAAGCCCGACCCCAAATTGAAAAATAAAGTAACCCGGATTATCCGAGTGTTGAGCAAAGAGTTTCCGGACGCAAAGACGGCGTTGAAGCATAGGAATCCGCTAGAGATGCTCATATCCACGATACTTTCGGCGCAGTGCACGGATGCAAAGGTGAATGAGGTTACCGCAGTTTTGTTCAAGAAGTACAAGTCTCCTGAAGACTATGCTAAAGCAAACATTATGCAGTTGCAGAAAGAAATAAGACAAACAGGCTTCTTCAGGAACAAGACAAAGAACATAAGAGCAGCTTCGGCGGCCCTAATAGAAAGATTCGACTCCCAGGTCCCAAGGACTATGGAGGAACTGCTAACGCTCCCGGGTGTTGCAAGGAAGACAGCCAATATTGTACTTCAAAATGCATACGGGGTGATTGAAGGAATCGCTGTAGACACGCACGTCCGAAGGCTCAGCCAACGGCTGGGCCTCACCAAGAACAAAGATCCAAACAAGATTGAACAAGACCTGATGCAAATCACTCCCACGAAGGATTGGGCAAGGATTACTGATCTTCTGATATGGCACGGGAGAAAGGTGTGCAACGCCCAAAGACCGAAGTGCGCGGAGTGCGTCCTGGCCAAGCTCTGCCCCTCCGCATTCTCATTCTGA
- the trxB gene encoding thioredoxin-disulfide reductase codes for MGEEVRDVIIIGGGPGGLTAAIYTARGGLDTIVLEKAVCGGLAATTDLLENYPGFPEGINGMDLMDKFKSQAQKFGANISEFKEVKKIEKAGHFISVKTDKDEYKAYSVIIGSGSVPKKLNVPGEEKFTGKGVSYCATCDGPLYKGKDVVVVGAGNSGLQESEYLLKHVKSVTIVEFLPHVTGEKILEEQLQKNTNVKFLLNHLLASINGKDVVESVTVKNRGTEEERTFETSGVFIYAGFLPYSELAKGVVEMDEQGYIITNENMETSTPGIYAVGDIRSKRYRQVVIACGEGTIAGMAATEYVNKLRISDY; via the coding sequence ATGGGGGAAGAGGTACGCGATGTGATCATAATCGGAGGTGGGCCCGGGGGACTGACGGCGGCCATATACACGGCGAGGGGTGGGTTAGACACCATCGTGCTGGAGAAAGCAGTCTGTGGAGGGCTCGCGGCCACGACTGATCTATTAGAGAACTACCCCGGTTTCCCGGAAGGTATAAACGGCATGGACCTGATGGATAAGTTCAAAAGCCAAGCTCAGAAGTTTGGCGCTAACATTTCTGAGTTTAAGGAAGTCAAGAAGATTGAAAAGGCTGGCCATTTTATAAGCGTGAAGACGGACAAAGACGAGTACAAGGCTTACAGCGTGATAATCGGTTCAGGTAGCGTTCCCAAGAAGCTGAACGTTCCCGGTGAGGAGAAGTTCACAGGCAAAGGGGTTTCTTACTGCGCTACTTGCGATGGCCCGCTGTACAAGGGTAAGGACGTTGTAGTCGTGGGAGCTGGAAACTCCGGACTGCAGGAGAGCGAGTATCTCCTCAAGCACGTGAAGAGCGTCACAATCGTCGAGTTTCTTCCTCATGTGACCGGAGAAAAGATACTCGAAGAACAGCTCCAGAAGAACACAAACGTGAAGTTTCTCTTGAATCACCTACTCGCCTCTATAAACGGCAAAGATGTGGTTGAGTCGGTGACCGTGAAGAATCGGGGAACGGAAGAAGAGAGGACCTTTGAAACCTCAGGTGTCTTCATATACGCGGGATTTCTTCCATATTCTGAACTCGCCAAAGGCGTGGTCGAGATGGATGAACAGGGGTACATCATAACCAATGAGAATATGGAGACGTCTACGCCAGGCATATACGCGGTAGGCGACATACGTTCAAAGAGGTATAGACAGGTAGTCATTGCCTGTGGTGAAGGAACAATAGCAGGGATGGCCGCGACTGAGTACGTAAACAAATTACGAATTAGTGATTACTAA
- a CDS encoding DUF1572 domain-containing protein, which produces MQEDIDHNYLHNITELFLHYKRLGDKAFAQISDSEIHWRPDDESNSIAVLVKHMRMLLIWEKGWNFLFSALGRLKPDDLQKIVYIRNEGHTVVEAINRHLTHCAQHVGQIIYIAKCLRAKSWESLSIPKGKSEEFNKKKFSRPKRRNSS; this is translated from the coding sequence ATGCAAGAAGATATTGATCATAACTACCTGCATAACATAACAGAACTCTTTCTACACTACAAAAGGTTGGGGGACAAAGCGTTTGCGCAGATAAGTGATAGCGAAATCCATTGGCGGCCTGATGATGAATCGAATAGCATTGCCGTCCTTGTCAAACATATGCGGATGTTGTTGATCTGGGAAAAAGGTTGGAATTTTCTATTTTCAGCTCTTGGCAGATTGAAACCAGATGACTTGCAGAAGATTGTCTACATAAGAAACGAGGGACATACTGTTGTTGAGGCCATCAATCGACACCTGACACATTGTGCGCAGCACGTTGGACAAATCATATATATAGCGAAATGCCTGAGAGCTAAATCCTGGGAATCGCTCTCAATTCCGAAAGGGAAATCCGAAGAATTCAACAAGAAAAAGTTCAGCAGACCAAAAAGAAGAAACTCCTCCTAG
- a CDS encoding cold-shock protein, with protein MPKGRVKWFNDQKGYGFIEQDGGEDVFVHFSAIQGSGFRTLSENDKVEFEIVDGPKGKQATNVNRVEE; from the coding sequence GTGCCCAAAGGTCGAGTTAAGTGGTTCAATGACCAGAAGGGATATGGGTTCATTGAGCAAGACGGTGGTGAGGACGTATTCGTCCATTTCTCTGCCATCCAAGGTTCCGGATTCCGCACCCTATCTGAAAATGATAAGGTTGAGTTCGAAATTGTCGATGGTCCAAAGGGGAAGCAAGCGACAAACGTGAATCGAGTAGAGGAATAA
- a CDS encoding DinB family protein gives MIVGAPEGKRLAELSIAVRDSTIRRLRLVPAGSENWRIESDSMSFADLAQHIIDADEWLFRMLETKNLSPVRGIAGLADVNNRDEYIKLITDLKRTGQIREGLLEGLSEEHLTEMIHDERFGGRVSAWWIIVRGNLDYETHHRGQIAAYLRMLHAKNEVGTEVTE, from the coding sequence ATGATTGTGGGTGCCCCAGAAGGAAAGAGATTGGCTGAATTATCAATTGCAGTAAGAGATTCGACTATAAGACGGTTGAGGCTCGTTCCGGCTGGGTCAGAGAACTGGAGAATCGAGAGTGATTCAATGAGTTTTGCAGATCTTGCCCAACACATCATTGATGCTGATGAGTGGTTGTTCAGAATGCTTGAGACGAAAAACCTCTCACCAGTGCGAGGCATAGCAGGGCTGGCAGACGTGAACAACCGAGACGAATACATTAAGTTGATTACTGATTTGAAGCGGACAGGCCAGATTCGCGAGGGACTACTTGAAGGTCTATCTGAAGAACACCTGACTGAAATGATACATGATGAGAGGTTTGGTGGCAGAGTGAGTGCGTGGTGGATTATCGTCCGCGGAAACCTGGATTATGAGACCCATCATAGGGGACAAATAGCTGCGTACCTGAGAATGCTACATGCAAAGAACGAAGTTGGAACAGAGGTTACTGAGTGA
- a CDS encoding exo-alpha-sialidase, which produces MKLKKVSWLIMVGMLVLFSSECDRQDRIEQALRQYQSRTVVRNSKGKLFRVEDYRLTSSDDGGRTWIGLSTIPSMGYAVWGYSLACGDDDVLHFAQVGVGKGKKAVYVSRSLDGGKTWIGPVVANDEIWAQREDPEIISKGEKVFVVWVERSERAPTGVARPSGVYFSCSFDGGRSWNEDTWLREGEDPSIAVGEDGTVYLTYVGGRRLNIIYISYSENNGRSWNSETTGERLVIIKEPYVIPVGSTLYLFCHAVVPSFAHITPGARLDYQTYYLTSNDRGKSWSNMIEWKEEGRD; this is translated from the coding sequence ATGAAACTGAAAAAAGTGTCATGGCTGATTATGGTGGGAATGTTGGTGCTATTCTCTTCTGAGTGTGACAGACAGGACAGAATTGAGCAGGCTCTCAGACAGTATCAAAGCAGGACTGTGGTCAGGAATAGCAAGGGTAAACTGTTTCGAGTTGAAGATTACCGCCTCACCTCTTCAGACGACGGTGGCAGAACTTGGATTGGATTAAGTACCATACCCTCTATGGGATATGCGGTATGGGGATATTCCCTGGCCTGCGGAGATGACGATGTCCTTCACTTTGCTCAGGTGGGAGTGGGAAAGGGAAAGAAGGCAGTCTATGTTTCCAGGTCATTGGATGGTGGAAAGACCTGGATAGGTCCAGTTGTAGCGAATGATGAAATATGGGCTCAAAGAGAGGATCCAGAGATCATCAGCAAAGGCGAAAAGGTCTTTGTGGTTTGGGTGGAAAGAAGTGAAAGAGCGCCAACAGGAGTGGCCAGGCCATCGGGCGTCTACTTTTCCTGCTCTTTCGACGGTGGAAGAAGCTGGAATGAAGATACCTGGTTAAGAGAGGGGGAGGATCCCTCGATCGCAGTCGGAGAAGATGGAACAGTATATTTGACCTATGTCGGTGGCAGAAGACTGAACATCATCTACATATCATATTCAGAAAACAACGGGAGAAGCTGGAACAGTGAGACTACGGGCGAGCGATTGGTGATTATCAAGGAGCCCTATGTTATTCCCGTCGGATCCACTCTATATTTATTCTGTCACGCGGTCGTACCAAGTTTTGCTCACATCACTCCTGGTGCAAGACTTGACTACCAAACGTATTACCTGACATCTAATGATAGAGGGAAAAGCTGGAGTAACATGATAGAATGGAAGGAGGAAGGGAGGGATTGA